The window TCCTCATACCCAAATCCGCATTCCGCATTCGGCATTCCGCAATCTGTAATACCCTTAATCCTGCCTTCATTGACTATTTGGAAAAGGATGTATATGATCGAAAAAAAAATAAGGAAGAATTCATGCGCATCCTCTTGGTTAACCCACCCTATCCCGTATGCGAAAGCCTCACTATGCCCCTCGGGCTCCTCTACCTGGCCGCTCGGCTGGAAAAAGCCGGGCACGAGGTTTTTTTGGAGGATGCACAACTCTGCCGTTCGCCACTGAGGCGTCTGAAACGCACCCTTCAACGTTTGGATCCACAGGTTGTGGGGATCACTTCGTTTTCGATCAATCTCGCCATGGCCTCACGGATGCTGCAAATGGTGAAGCGACTTTGTCCCGGTGCTGTTACGGTATGGGGGGGACCCCACGTTTCTTTCGCTGATGAAGATATTCTCCGGCATCATACCTGGGTTGATGTAATCGTCCGGGGAGAAGGAGAGGAGACCCTGGTTGAATTGATGGAAAAGGTGCGAGAGAGTAGCCGGCGTGGCATCTGCTCAAACTCTCCCAGTATAGAGCTT of the Deltaproteobacteria bacterium genome contains:
- a CDS encoding cobalamin-dependent protein (Presence of a B(12) (cobalamin)-binding domain implies dependence on cobalamin itself, in one of its several forms, or in some unusual lineages, dependence on a cobalamin-like analog.), producing MRILLVNPPYPVCESLTMPLGLLYLAARLEKAGHEVFLEDAQLCRSPLRRLKRTLQRLDPQVVGITSFSINLAMASRMLQMVKRLCPGAVTVWGGPHVSFADEDILRHHTWVDVIVRGEGEETLVELMEKVRESSRRGICSNSPSIELSGMERASLPPGAALTGVSSAWAAR